From one Lotus japonicus ecotype B-129 chromosome 3, LjGifu_v1.2 genomic stretch:
- the LOC130746530 gene encoding putative disease resistance protein At4g11170 — MSSSSSSSRVFPKKYDVFISFRNEDTVGDFISYLRAALRDKNIITYTDDRRQKRGDDVGSELKKAIKDSVMAVVVFSKRYATSTWCLQEMVQMMECRRDEGQVVIPVFYKAYQTDVRHQTGSYKEPFEEHYRAAMEDKKEQDKVDSWRDALTQAANISGWHYFNHEDKSRVLQNVVNDVLQKLQLRHPKNLEGLVGIEEQCRAIERFLGKVGKIGVWGMAETGKTTVAKALFARHFPQYDSVCFLQNVREESEKHGLPHVRKNLLSELLKEQVTTSNFLFGSIEWRLSSKKILIVLDDVHEYEQLKYLCEELGDLGEGSALIVTTREKQVLNGRVDKIYEAKKWTMSLCVAPKKYDVFISFRGEDTRDNFTSYLRTALRDKNIITYTDDRLKKGDNVGSELEKAIKDSMMAVVVFSERYATSKWCLQEVVQIMDCRRDEGQVVIPVFYKTNPTDVRHQTGSYQKPFEEYYRAARKDKKEQDKVDSWKDALTQAANISGWDSSNHKDDSQVLRNVVNDVLQKLQLRYPKNLEGLVGIDEQCKAIECFLGKHGRIGVWGMGGTGKTTIAKALFAKHFPQYDSVCFLQNVREETEKHGLPHVRKNLLSELLKEQVTTSYIFGSIEWRLKSKKVLIVLDDVHESEQLKFLCEELGDLGEGSAVIVTTREKQVLNGRVDEIYEAKTWGFEKSLEFFCLEAFKKREPEKGYEDLSQRAVTYAGGVALALEVLGAHFRSKGTKFWESELSHLESRKEPLKKVQQLLLVSYHALSGREQAILLDIASFLKDENRDSVISILDACGFNATSGMEILKDKALISTSKTNTIHMHDLLQDMALDIVRNDVRGSRLRDIEQVCDVLQYDDKGIRHVEGIALDLSQEVDLQLSDDIFNRMPKLRIFRLYVPAGKQRIANVIYNPRLLHNHRPGSAVRYFEWNGYPSKSLPPNFSAKLLVAIRMPQSDVEELWEGTQELKNLEIIDLSECKQLVKLPDLSKASKLQWVYLSGCESLCVVHPSLLSLDTLVTLILDRCEKLKSLLSEKHLNHLEDLNVNDCSSLEEFAVSSDSIERLDLSKIGVKKLYSSIGRLSKLVWLNIDGSRLESLPDELSHLPSLKELRISNCVLIDKEKLHVLCAGLGTLKLLHLKECYELFELPDNISALSSLRELRLDGSSVEKLPTSIKLLEKLEILSLDNCRTLKFIPELPLFIVELHAVNCTALVTVSTLKTLSVKMIGKEKHISFMNAMKLNECSLRVIEDILFTMKSAEMQNIYVNKFRLDVNSYNPNSVAVCLPGSNVPSGSGLGQGSFAYRSTGSSIIIEPHDRSLSRWLGTIYSVVLSPSLGLTLSGAKIQCRIYGKDKDEECKTTWYGKDIGEFDSDHVFVWHGSSVDDAQVFEFFVTIDGGVNIIDQIKLKECGIHLMCYSNSELQSFLGEAPELEPEIKSELSKKLQMSLNLQQDDNKKAVNELPSMVDPSASYSSSLEEAELWNSEEAAAASWREWQDDPYLSNWRD, encoded by the exons ATGTcgtcgtcttcttcttcttctcgtgTGTTTCCTAAGAAGTATGATGTTTTCATTAGCTTCAGAAATGAGGACACCGTAGGCGACTTCATTAGTTATCTTCGTGCTGCTCTGAGAGACAAGAATATCATAACCTATACAGATGATCGACGACAAAAAAGAGGAGATGATGTTGGATCTGAACTTAAGAAAGCGATCAAGGACTCGGTGATGGCTGTTGTGGTGTTCTCAAAAAGATACGCAACTTCAACATGGTGTTTGCAAGAAATGGTCCAAATGATGGAGTGCAGAAGAGATGAGGGGCAGGTTGTTATACCAGTGTTCTACAAAGCATATCAAACAGACGTAAGGCACCAGACAGGGAGTTACAAGGAACCGTTTGAAGAACATTATCGAGCTGCCATGGAAGATAAAAAGGAGCAAGACAAAGTGGATAGTTGGAGAGATGCTCTCACTCAAGCAGCCAACATATCTGGATGGCACTACTTTAACCACGA GGACAAATCTCGAGTCCTACAGAATGTTGTTAATGATGTTTTGCAAAAGCTGCAGCTGAGGCACCCTAAAAATCTAGAAGGCCTAGTTGGAATTGAGGAACAATGTAGAGCTATTGAACGTTTTTTGGGAAAAGTTGGAAAAATTGGAGTTTGGGGCATGGCTGAAACAGGTAAGACAACCGTTGCTAAAGCCTTATTTGCCAGACACTTCCCTCAATATGACAGTGTATGCTTCTTGCAAAATGTAAGAGAAGAATCAGAAAAGCACGGACTACCACACGTCCGTAAAAATCTTCTCTCTGAGCTGCTAAAGGAACAAGTTACAACCTCCAACTTTTTATTTGGATCCATTGAGTGGAGGCTCAGtagtaaaaaaattctcattGTGCTTGATGATGTACATGAGTATGAGCAGTTAAAATATTTGTGTGAAGAACTTGGTGACTTGGGAGAAGGTAGTGCTCTCATTGTAACCACAAGAGAAAAACAAGTGCTTAATGGAAGAGTTGATAAGATATATGAGGCAAAAAAATGGACTATGTCGTTGTGTGTTGCTCCTAAGAAATACGATGTTTTCATTAGCTTCAGAGGTGAGGACACTAGAGACAACTTCACTAGCTATCTCCGTACGGCTCTGAGAGACAAAAATATCATAACCTATACAGATGATCGACTAAAGAAAGGAGATAATGTTGGATCAGAACTAGAGAAAGCAATCAAGGACTCCATGATGGCGGTTGTAGTGTTCTCAGAAAGATACGCAACTTCAAAATGGTGTTTGCAAGAAGTGGTCCAAATAATGGACTGCAGAAGAGATGAGGGACAGGTTGTTATACCAGTGTTCTACAAAACAAATCCTACAGACGTACGACATCAGACAGGGAGTTACCAGAAACCATTTGAAGAATATTATCGAGCAGCCAGGAAAGATAAAAAGGAGCAAGACAAAGTGGATAGTTGGAAAGATGCTCTCACTCAAGCAGCCAACATATCTGGATGGGACTCAAGTAATCACAA GGACGATTCTCAAGTCCTACGGAACGTTGTTAACGATGTTTTGCAAAAGCTGCAGCTGAGGTATCCTAAAAATCTAGAAGGCCTAGTTGGAATTGACGAACAATGTAAAGCTATTGAATGTTTTTTGGGAAAACATGGAAGAATTGGAGTTTGGGGCATGGGGGGAACAGGTAAGACAACCATAGCTAAAGCCTTATTTGCCAAACACTTCCCTCAATATGATAGTGTATGCTTCTTGCAAAATGTAAGAGAAGAAACAGAAAAGCACGGACTACCACACGTCCGTAAAAATCTTCTATCTGAGCTGCTAAAGGAACAAGTTACAACCTCATACATTTTTGGATCCATTGAGTGGAGGCTCAAAAGTAAAAAAGTTCTCATCGTGCTTGATGATGTACATGAGTCTGAGCAATTAAAATTTCTGTGTGAAGAACTTGGTGACTTGGGAGAAGGTAGTGCTGTCATTGTAACCACAAGAGAAAAACAAGTGCTTAATGGAAGAGTTGATGAGATATATGAGGCCAAGACATGGGGCTTTGAAAAATCTCTTGAGTTCTTTTGCTTAGAAGCTTTCAAGAAAAGGGAGCCAGAAAAGGGTTATGAGGATCTGTCACAAAGGGCAGTTACATATGCAGGAGGCGTTGCGTTGGCTTTAGAAGTTTTGGGTGCACACTTTCGTTCCAAAGGAACTAAATTCTGGGAATCTGAATTGAGTCACTTGGAGAGCAGAAAAGAACCCTTAAAGAAAGTTCAACAGCTTTTACTAGTGAGCTATCATGCATTGTCAGGGCGAGAGCAGGCAATACTCCTAGACATTGCTTCCTTTCTCAAAGACGAAAATAGAGATTCTGTCATAAGTATACTAGATGCATGTGGTTTCAATGCTACTAGTGGAATGGAAATACTTAAAGATAAAGCTCTTATAAGTACATCAAAGACCAATACTATACACATGCACGACTTGCTACAAGACATGGCTTTGGATATAGTTCGAAATGATGTAAGAGGCAGCCGATTGAGGGATATTGAACAAGTTTGTGATGTGCTTCAATATGATGACAAG GGAATTCGTCATGTTGAAGGAATAGCATTGGATTTGTCTCAGGAAGTAGATTTGCAACTGAGTGATGACATATTCAACAGGATGCCTAAATTGAGAATTTTTAGATTATATGTCCCAGCTGGTAAGCAGAGAATAGCTAATGTTATTTACAATCCCAGACTCCTCCATAACCACAGGCCAGGTTCTGCTGTAAGGTACTTTGAGTGGAACGGATACCCTTCCAAGTCTCTTCCACCAAATTTTTCTGCTAAGCTTCTTGTTGCGATTCGCATGCCACAGAGTGATGTTGAAGAACTTTGGGAGGGGACGCAG GAGCTTAAGAATTTAGAGATAATTGACCTAAGTGAATGCAAGCAGTTGGTGAAGCTCCCTGATTTGTCTAAAGCATCCAAACTCCAATGGGTATATCTCTCAGGATGTGAAAGTTTGTGTGTTGTTCATCCATCGCTTTTATCTTTGGATACACTAGTTACTTTGATACTGGATAGGTGCGAAAAACTCAAGAGTCTTTTAAGTGAAAAGCATTTAAACCACCTGGAGGACCTCAATGTGAATGATTGTTCAAGTCTCGAGGAATTTGCAGTGTCCTCTGATTCAATTGAAAGGTTGGATCTAAGCAAGATTGGAGTTAAAAAATTGTACTCATCAATAGGTCGTCTAAGCAAGCTTGTGTGGCTCAATATAGATGGTTCAAGGCTGGAGAGTCTTCCTGATGAGTTATCACACCTGCCATCTCTAAAGGAGCTAAGGATTTCTAACTGCGTACTAATTGACAAAGAGAAGCTACATGTCCTGTGTGCTGGCTTAGGAACCTTAAAATTACTACATCTGAAGGAATGTTATGAGTTGTTTGAACTCCCAGACAACATCAGTGCCTTGTCATCATTGCGAGAATTACGGCTCGATGGAAGCAGTGTGGAGAAGTTGCCTACAAGTATCAAGCTTCTTGAAAAGCTTGAGATTCTCTCGTTGGATAATTGTAGGACACTCAAGTTTATACCTGAGCTTCCATTGTTTATTGTAGAGCTTCACGCTGTCAACTGTACCGCATTGGTGACGGTATCCACTTTAAAGACTCTTTCAGTGAAGATGATAGGAAAGGAGAAACACATATCATTTATGAATGCAATGAAGCTGAATGAATGTTCCCTCCGGGTTATTGAGGATATTTTGTTCACAATGAAGAGTGCTGAGATGCAAAATATATATGTAAACAAGTTCAGATTGGATGTCAACAGTTACAATCCAAATAGTGTTGCGGTTTGCTTACCAGGAAGCAATGTTCCCTCAGGCTCAGGCTTGGGGCAAGGGTCTTTCGCATATCGAAGCACAGGGTCCTCAATTATCATTGAGCCTCATGACAGAAGTTTGTCCCGCTGGCTAGGCACCATTTATTCTGTGGTTCTTTCTCCATCACTTGGATTGACATTAAGTGGTGCTAAAATCCAATGCCGAATATACGGGAAAGACAAAGATGAGGAATGCAAGACCACATGGTATGGCAAAGACATCGGGGAATTCGATTCGGATCATGTTTTTGTATGGCATGGTTCAAGTGTCGATGATGCACAAGTTTTTGAGTTCTTTGTTACAATAGATGGAGGGGTAAACATTATTGACCAGATCAAACTAAAAGAGTGTGGGATTCACCTGATGTGTTACTCAAATTCTGAGCTTCAGAGTTTCTTAGGTGAAGCACCGGAATTGGAACCGGAGATCAAGTCGGAGTTGAGTAAGAAGTTGCAAATGTCGTTGAACTTGCAGCAGGATGATAATAAGAAAGCGGTTAACGAATTGCCTTCAATGGTGGATCCATCTGCTAGCTATAGCAGCAGTTTGGAGGAAGCTGAATTATGGAATAGTGAGGAAGCGGCAGCTGCTTCATGGCGTGAATGGCAGGATGATCCATATCTGAGTAATTGGAGGGATTGA